A stretch of Microtus pennsylvanicus isolate mMicPen1 chromosome 5, mMicPen1.hap1, whole genome shotgun sequence DNA encodes these proteins:
- the Ccp110 gene encoding centriolar coiled-coil protein of 110 kDa isoform X2, which produces MEEYEEFCEKALARVQAASLSTESFLPAQADSVSLIRFHGLAVLSPLLTIEKRKEIQQEKQKALDVQTRKQANRKKALLTRVQEILENVQVRKAPNASDFDQWATETIYSNSEVKSLNAPATVPNSLPSPPEHCTSVKLEKITGLLPVGNKDQHNADGMSLPRDSEGSDSLKRCDSPDSRQAENGAAPRLSAASSQETLISDGSLLAKEEQDPSRLAEVTPDPYIMSLQNLMKKSKEFVEREQSRRSLRSGAKRSASESHSDKENDAAEAGDCVKEKTPPLPTGRHCGSTIPDKPSLNKSNVLLQGASQASNMGTSVLASFSKVDLPVGNDSPTLPEAEAAFKVVPTFITENKVIKSLTGPYAKLPSPEPSVSPTMHRRRSRPSSACQILINNPVNACELSPKGKEEAVHRVTPAAGETTNESEIVPKSPADFTGVCSGKVSASKSMLETTREMVMGKPRQGHQALGNQVDNKVTVEHAAVEGLLTPDEREVRKADSTCMAVPKLHELHTTSQCVASQAMEDVCGLKSDNMLAKNSCNLQMELNKSYDVKNPSPLLMQTQISRRQMDTPSVPCGNEQFLDNSLEKVKRRLDLDIDSLQKENCPYIITAGVAEQEREHLPERRYSKGSGYINKNKILETSPKEGQEILKSRLLAFEEMRKRLEEQHAQQLSLLIAEQEREQERLQREIEEQEKMLKEKAVAADASDLSSALELEWRKRSGSALLETMLSQVDSLQTSDNSGFTNSALQYSFGSASEAPFYLWGSLASGVTKLSVTRPFGRAQAKWSQVFSPEIQAKFNKITAVAKGFLTRKLMQTDKLKQLRQTVKDTMEFIRSFQSEAPLKRGVVSAQDASLQERVLAQLRAALYGIHDIFFVMDAAERMSILHHDREARKEKLLRQMGKMRSPRVALSAATQKSLDRKKFMKVAEMGMPNKKFLLKQSPSETRVLQPNQGQNAPVHRLLSRQGSICRKNPKKAAKCCDNLRRQHSLG; this is translated from the exons CTTACCAtcgagaagagaaaagaaattcaacaggaaaagcagaaagcactGGATGTCCAAACAAGAAAGCAGGCCAACAGGAAGAAAGCTTTACTGACTCGTGTCCAGGAGATTCTTGAAAATGTCCAG GTTAGAAAAGCACCAAATGCCAGTGATTTTGACCAGTGGGCGACAGAAACTATTTATTCTAATTCAGAAGTCAAAAGCTTGAATGCTCCTGCTACAGTTCCGAACAGCTTGCCAAGCCCCCCTGAGCACTGTACTTCAGTAAAGCTTGAAAAGATAACTGGACTTCTGCCTGTGGGCAATAAGGACCAACACAATGCTGATGGGATGAGCCTGCCTAGAGACTCCGAAGGGTCTGACTCTCTGAAGCGGTGTGACAGTccagacagcaggcaggcagaaaacGGAGCTGCTCCAAGGCTCTCTGCAGCGAGCTCACAGGAGACTCTCATTTCTGACGGTTCCCTCTTAGCAAAAGAAGAACAGGACCCATCACGTTTGGCGGAAGTCACGCCAGATCCCTACATCATGAGCCTTCAGAATCTAATGAAGAAATCAAAGGAGTTCGTGGAGAGAGAACAGTCTAGACGGAGTCTGAGGAGTGGTGCAAAGAGAAGTGCGAGTGAAAGCCATTCAGACAAAGAAAACGATGCTGCTGAGGCAGGTGACTGTGTGAAGGAGAAGACCCCACCTCTGCCCACAGGCCGGCACTGTGGCTCCACCATCCCAGACAAACCAAGCCTTAATAAGTCCAACGTTCTCCTCCAAGGTGCTTCTCAAGCAAGCAACATGGGCACGTCAGTTTTAGCCAGCTTTTCCAAAGTAGATCTACCTGTGGGAAATGACTCTCCCACTCTTCCAGAAGCCGAGGCAGCTTTTAAAGTTGTTCCCACCTTTATTACTGAAAATAAAGTTATCAAAAGTCTTACAGGTCCATACGCCAAATTACCTAGTCCAGAGCCCAGTGTGAGTCCTACAATGCATCGAAGGCGTTCCAGGCCATCGTCAGCATGTCAGATCCTTATAAATAACCCGGTGAATGCCTGTGAGCTGAGcccaaagggaaaagaagaggccgTGCATAGAGTCACTCCAGCCGCTGGTGAAACAACCAATGAATCTGAAATTGTGCCAAAGTCACCAGCTGACTTCACAGGGGTTTGTTCAGGCAAGGTTTCTGCTAGCAAAAGCATGTTGGAGACCACACGAGAGATGGTTATGGGTAAGCCAAGGCAGGGACATCAGGCCTTAGGAAATCAAGTAGACAATAAAGTCACTGTTGAGCACGCTGCTGTGGAAGGTCTCCTCACACCCGATGAGAGGGAAGTCCGGAAAGCGGACAGTACTTGTATGGCTGTGCCCAAGTTGCATGAACTACACACCACCAGTCAGTGTGTAGCAAGTCAAGCCATGGAGGATGTGTGTGGACTCAAGTCAGACAATATGTTAGCAAAAAACTCTTGTAATTTACAAATGGAACTGAATAAATCATATGATGTGAAAAACCCATCTCCCTTACTTATGCAGACCCAGATTTCCAGACGGCAGATGGACACTCCTTCAGTGCCCTGTGGAAACGAACAGTTTTTGGATAACAGTCTTGAAAAAGTTAAGCGGAGACTTGATTTAGATATTGATAGTTTGCAAAAAGAAAATTGTCCTTACATTATAACAGCTGGAGTAGCTGAACAGGAAAGGGAACACCTGCCAGAAAGAAGATACTCTAAGGGATCCGGCTACATTAACAAGAATAAGATACTAGAAACTAGCCCTAAAG AAGGCCAGGAGATACTAAAAAGCAGGTTGTTAGCGTTTGAAGAGATGCGGAAGAGACTGGAGGAGCAGCATGCACAGCAGCTGTCCCTCCTCATAGCAGAGCAGGAACGAGAGCAGGAGCGACTGCAGAGG GAAATAGAAGAGCAGGAGAAGATGCTGAAAGAGAAGGCGGTTGCGGCGGATGCCTCCGACCTGAGCAGTGCACTGGAGCTGGAGTGGAGAAAAAGAAGCGGCTCTGCTCTGCTAGAAACAATGCTGTCCCAGGTGGACTCGCTCCAGACCTCAGATAACTCTG GCTTCACAAATTCTGCCCTACAATATAGCTTTGGTTCTGCAAGTGAAGCACCATTCTACCTCTGGGGATCGCTGGCCAGTGGCGTGACCAAACTCTCAGTAACAAGGCCTTTTGGAAGGGCCCAAGCTAAATGGTCTCAG GTTTTTAGTCCAGAAATACAAgcaaaatttaacaaaataactGCTGTGGCAAAAGGATTTCTTACTCGTAAACTTATGCAAACAGACAAGCTGAAGCAGCTTCGCCAAACCGTGAAA GATACTATGGAGTTCATACGAAGCTTTCAGTCAGAAGCCCCACTGAAGAGAGGTGTTGTCTCTGCCCAAGATGCTTCCCTTCAGGAACGAGTGTTAGCTCAG TTGCGAGCTGCCCTGTATGGTATTCATGACATCTTCTTCGTAATGGATGCAGCTGAGAGAATGTCAATCCTCCATCATGATCGAGAAGCCCGCAAAGAGAAACTGCTCCGGCAGATG GGTAAAATGAGAAGTCCGCGGGTGGCGCTTTCAGCCGCAACACAGAAGTCTCTGGACAGGAAGAAGTTCATGAA AGTTGCTGAAATGGGAATGCCAAATAAGAAGTTCCTGCTGAAGCAAAGCCCCTCAGAAACAAG AGTCCTTCAGCCAAACCAAGGACAGAATGCACCTGTTCATAGGCTACTTAGTAGACAAGG GAGCATATGCAGGAAAAATCCAAAGAAAGCGGCCAAATGTTGCGACAATTTAAGAAGACAGCATTCACTGGGATGA
- the Ccp110 gene encoding centriolar coiled-coil protein of 110 kDa isoform X1, with the protein MEEYEEFCEKALARVQAASLSTESFLPAQADSVSLIRFHGLAVLSPLLTIEKRKEIQQEKQKALDVQTRKQANRKKALLTRVQEILENVQVRKAPNASDFDQWATETIYSNSEVKSLNAPATVPNSLPSPPEHCTSVKLEKITGLLPVGNKDQHNADGMSLPRDSEGSDSLKRCDSPDSRQAENGAAPRLSAASSQETLISDGSLLAKEEQDPSRLAEVTPDPYIMSLQNLMKKSKEFVEREQSRRSLRSGAKRSASESHSDKENDAAEAGDCVKEKTPPLPTGRHCGSTIPDKPSLNKSNVLLQGASQASNMGTSVLASFSKVDLPVGNDSPTLPEAEAAFKVVPTFITENKVIKSLTGPYAKLPSPEPSVSPTMHRRRSRPSSACQILINNPVNACELSPKGKEEAVHRVTPAAGETTNESEIVPKSPADFTGVCSGKVSASKSMLETTREMVMGKPRQGHQALGNQVDNKVTVEHAAVEGLLTPDEREVRKADSTCMAVPKLHELHTTSQCVASQAMEDVCGLKSDNMLAKNSCNLQMELNKSYDVKNPSPLLMQTQISRRQMDTPSVPCGNEQFLDNSLEKVKRRLDLDIDSLQKENCPYIITAGVAEQEREHLPERRYSKGSGYINKNKILETSPKEGQEILKSRLLAFEEMRKRLEEQHAQQLSLLIAEQEREQERLQREIEEQEKMLKEKAVAADASDLSSALELEWRKRSGSALLETMLSQVDSLQTSDNSGFTNSALQYSFGSASEAPFYLWGSLASGVTKLSVTRPFGRAQAKWSQVFSPEIQAKFNKITAVAKGFLTRKLMQTDKLKQLRQTVKDTMEFIRSFQSEAPLKRGVVSAQDASLQERVLAQLRAALYGIHDIFFVMDAAERMSILHHDREARKEKLLRQMGKMRSPRVALSAATQKSLDRKKFMKVAEMGMPNKKFLLKQSPSETRVLQPNQGQNAPVHRLLSRQGTPKTSVKGVVQNRQKPSQSRVPNRAPVSGAYAGKIQRKRPNVATI; encoded by the exons CTTACCAtcgagaagagaaaagaaattcaacaggaaaagcagaaagcactGGATGTCCAAACAAGAAAGCAGGCCAACAGGAAGAAAGCTTTACTGACTCGTGTCCAGGAGATTCTTGAAAATGTCCAG GTTAGAAAAGCACCAAATGCCAGTGATTTTGACCAGTGGGCGACAGAAACTATTTATTCTAATTCAGAAGTCAAAAGCTTGAATGCTCCTGCTACAGTTCCGAACAGCTTGCCAAGCCCCCCTGAGCACTGTACTTCAGTAAAGCTTGAAAAGATAACTGGACTTCTGCCTGTGGGCAATAAGGACCAACACAATGCTGATGGGATGAGCCTGCCTAGAGACTCCGAAGGGTCTGACTCTCTGAAGCGGTGTGACAGTccagacagcaggcaggcagaaaacGGAGCTGCTCCAAGGCTCTCTGCAGCGAGCTCACAGGAGACTCTCATTTCTGACGGTTCCCTCTTAGCAAAAGAAGAACAGGACCCATCACGTTTGGCGGAAGTCACGCCAGATCCCTACATCATGAGCCTTCAGAATCTAATGAAGAAATCAAAGGAGTTCGTGGAGAGAGAACAGTCTAGACGGAGTCTGAGGAGTGGTGCAAAGAGAAGTGCGAGTGAAAGCCATTCAGACAAAGAAAACGATGCTGCTGAGGCAGGTGACTGTGTGAAGGAGAAGACCCCACCTCTGCCCACAGGCCGGCACTGTGGCTCCACCATCCCAGACAAACCAAGCCTTAATAAGTCCAACGTTCTCCTCCAAGGTGCTTCTCAAGCAAGCAACATGGGCACGTCAGTTTTAGCCAGCTTTTCCAAAGTAGATCTACCTGTGGGAAATGACTCTCCCACTCTTCCAGAAGCCGAGGCAGCTTTTAAAGTTGTTCCCACCTTTATTACTGAAAATAAAGTTATCAAAAGTCTTACAGGTCCATACGCCAAATTACCTAGTCCAGAGCCCAGTGTGAGTCCTACAATGCATCGAAGGCGTTCCAGGCCATCGTCAGCATGTCAGATCCTTATAAATAACCCGGTGAATGCCTGTGAGCTGAGcccaaagggaaaagaagaggccgTGCATAGAGTCACTCCAGCCGCTGGTGAAACAACCAATGAATCTGAAATTGTGCCAAAGTCACCAGCTGACTTCACAGGGGTTTGTTCAGGCAAGGTTTCTGCTAGCAAAAGCATGTTGGAGACCACACGAGAGATGGTTATGGGTAAGCCAAGGCAGGGACATCAGGCCTTAGGAAATCAAGTAGACAATAAAGTCACTGTTGAGCACGCTGCTGTGGAAGGTCTCCTCACACCCGATGAGAGGGAAGTCCGGAAAGCGGACAGTACTTGTATGGCTGTGCCCAAGTTGCATGAACTACACACCACCAGTCAGTGTGTAGCAAGTCAAGCCATGGAGGATGTGTGTGGACTCAAGTCAGACAATATGTTAGCAAAAAACTCTTGTAATTTACAAATGGAACTGAATAAATCATATGATGTGAAAAACCCATCTCCCTTACTTATGCAGACCCAGATTTCCAGACGGCAGATGGACACTCCTTCAGTGCCCTGTGGAAACGAACAGTTTTTGGATAACAGTCTTGAAAAAGTTAAGCGGAGACTTGATTTAGATATTGATAGTTTGCAAAAAGAAAATTGTCCTTACATTATAACAGCTGGAGTAGCTGAACAGGAAAGGGAACACCTGCCAGAAAGAAGATACTCTAAGGGATCCGGCTACATTAACAAGAATAAGATACTAGAAACTAGCCCTAAAG AAGGCCAGGAGATACTAAAAAGCAGGTTGTTAGCGTTTGAAGAGATGCGGAAGAGACTGGAGGAGCAGCATGCACAGCAGCTGTCCCTCCTCATAGCAGAGCAGGAACGAGAGCAGGAGCGACTGCAGAGG GAAATAGAAGAGCAGGAGAAGATGCTGAAAGAGAAGGCGGTTGCGGCGGATGCCTCCGACCTGAGCAGTGCACTGGAGCTGGAGTGGAGAAAAAGAAGCGGCTCTGCTCTGCTAGAAACAATGCTGTCCCAGGTGGACTCGCTCCAGACCTCAGATAACTCTG GCTTCACAAATTCTGCCCTACAATATAGCTTTGGTTCTGCAAGTGAAGCACCATTCTACCTCTGGGGATCGCTGGCCAGTGGCGTGACCAAACTCTCAGTAACAAGGCCTTTTGGAAGGGCCCAAGCTAAATGGTCTCAG GTTTTTAGTCCAGAAATACAAgcaaaatttaacaaaataactGCTGTGGCAAAAGGATTTCTTACTCGTAAACTTATGCAAACAGACAAGCTGAAGCAGCTTCGCCAAACCGTGAAA GATACTATGGAGTTCATACGAAGCTTTCAGTCAGAAGCCCCACTGAAGAGAGGTGTTGTCTCTGCCCAAGATGCTTCCCTTCAGGAACGAGTGTTAGCTCAG TTGCGAGCTGCCCTGTATGGTATTCATGACATCTTCTTCGTAATGGATGCAGCTGAGAGAATGTCAATCCTCCATCATGATCGAGAAGCCCGCAAAGAGAAACTGCTCCGGCAGATG GGTAAAATGAGAAGTCCGCGGGTGGCGCTTTCAGCCGCAACACAGAAGTCTCTGGACAGGAAGAAGTTCATGAA AGTTGCTGAAATGGGAATGCCAAATAAGAAGTTCCTGCTGAAGCAAAGCCCCTCAGAAACAAG AGTCCTTCAGCCAAACCAAGGACAGAATGCACCTGTTCATAGGCTACTTAGTAGACAAGG AACCCCTAAGACATCAGTGAAGGGGGTTGTGCAAAATAGACAGAAGCCTTCACAGAGCAGAGTGCCTAACAGAGCGCCTGTGTCAG GAGCATATGCAGGAAAAATCCAAAGAAAGCGGCCAAATGTTGCGACAATTTAA